A region of Nostoc sp. 'Peltigera membranacea cyanobiont' N6 DNA encodes the following proteins:
- a CDS encoding NAD-dependent epimerase/dehydratase family protein: protein MKVLITGNEGMIGSVVEKVLRADGCEVIGFDIASGHNILNPNEIRSAVQGCDAIVHLAALLGNSEDTPNEIMAVNVLGTWHILSAAAEVKLKRVVFFSSVDVLGIFKGERKPDYLPLDDNHPCYPTTTYAVSKRLGEEMCRYFTNSTGISTICLRPPGVFDEETYDFIISNRQANPDFEWNPFWEYGAFLDVRDAAEAAQYALHCPNPGHVTLLLCADDISSAYRTSQEMAQSLLPEIDWRGGDEYEHEPYKALINTQLAKEVLQWIPRYKWRP from the coding sequence ATGAAAGTCTTAATTACTGGCAACGAAGGAATGATTGGTTCGGTTGTTGAAAAAGTTTTGCGTGCTGATGGATGTGAAGTGATTGGCTTTGATATTGCAAGTGGTCATAATATTCTGAATCCAAATGAAATTCGTTCGGCAGTTCAAGGCTGCGATGCAATTGTTCATCTTGCGGCGCTACTTGGAAACTCTGAGGATACACCCAACGAAATAATGGCAGTCAATGTTCTTGGAACTTGGCATATTCTTTCAGCAGCAGCAGAGGTAAAACTCAAACGTGTTGTTTTCTTCAGCAGTGTTGATGTATTGGGAATCTTTAAAGGTGAAAGAAAACCAGATTATCTTCCTCTAGATGACAATCATCCTTGTTATCCAACTACTACTTACGCTGTTTCCAAGCGGCTTGGTGAAGAAATGTGCAGATATTTTACCAATAGCACAGGTATCTCAACTATTTGCCTGCGACCACCAGGTGTTTTTGATGAAGAAACTTACGATTTTATTATTTCCAATCGCCAAGCAAATCCCGATTTTGAGTGGAATCCTTTTTGGGAATACGGCGCTTTTCTGGATGTGAGAGACGCAGCAGAAGCAGCGCAATATGCTTTACACTGCCCTAATCCTGGTCATGTTACCTTGTTGCTATGCGCTGATGACATTTCTTCGGCGTATCGAACTAGTCAAGAAATGGCTCAATCTCTACTTCCTGAAATAGATTGGCGCGGAGGTGATGAATATGAACATGAACCCTACAAAGCCCTAATTAATACCCAACTCGCCAAAGAAGTGCTTCAGTGGATTCCGCGTTATAAATGGCGACCATGA
- a CDS encoding putative PEP-binding protein, whose protein sequence is MDKLYWLDQIKLQDRTKVGEKAFYLSRIMQRGYPVVPGFVVSAENLRQFLENLNSSESLVADLPHSSLHLDVANWRQLQQVAGRLRQEILTATVPQEWVSTIFQAAREWQTSCLILRPTLAVSTATSAIKNVSGLLESVFCQCEPEAIAWALKRTWSQMFRARSLLYWQRAGINLQQVNLAVLVQPVENAIASGLLKANSSGWEIEATWGLGIAIAQGEVQPDVYYIQQATGVVLEQQLGNKMLAYGVDNAVPGAFSQPMPNSVLTPDSTCLNTYVLQEAQQKQYALQEEYLQQIIALGTQLVSELGKTFTIKWTIAQQTTSSKLYITQVSSPQSVIPHGHFIRGLGAARGRVVATALVITNSQQKPEQLPKGVILVVPTIAPDWLPLLHQVAGIITEQGGLTSHAAILARELRIAAVVNAKSATTLIQTGERLLLDGDRGEVYRIKGNSKEEMERGREQESGRLRGDNILFPNHPNPKALNLPVTSHLPMIATQLLVNLSQPSLIEQVQSFPVDGVGLLRSELMVLNILDGQHPNSWILGGRKAELLERWSEQIMQFAHAFAPRPVFYRSLDWRSQDLPSLSDSLESSPQSMLGERGTFSYLRNPAVFELELQALASVQQAGYSNVNLLLPFVRTVEEFIFCHRKVKQALLTEVSEFQLWMMAEVPSVLFLLPEYVKAGAAGISIGTNDLTQLLLGVDREQGELAKVFNERHPAVMSAIAQLIQMAKSAGIPCSICGQAPALYPEIIDKLVEWGITSISVEPEAVERTYQAIARAEQRVILAAARRKLH, encoded by the coding sequence GTGGATAAACTCTACTGGCTAGACCAAATAAAACTACAAGACCGCACCAAAGTAGGCGAGAAAGCATTTTACTTGAGCAGAATCATGCAGCGTGGCTATCCAGTGGTGCCTGGTTTTGTTGTTTCGGCAGAAAATTTGCGGCAATTTCTCGAAAATCTTAATAGTTCAGAGTCACTAGTGGCTGACTTACCCCATTCTTCATTACACCTAGATGTCGCTAATTGGCGGCAACTTCAGCAGGTAGCGGGTCGCTTACGCCAAGAAATTCTCACTGCGACCGTACCGCAGGAGTGGGTGAGTACAATTTTCCAAGCAGCTAGGGAATGGCAAACTAGCTGTTTAATTCTTCGACCGACTTTGGCAGTATCAACTGCTACCTCAGCCATAAAGAATGTATCTGGTTTACTAGAGTCGGTATTTTGTCAGTGCGAACCGGAAGCGATCGCTTGGGCATTAAAACGTACCTGGAGCCAGATGTTTCGTGCCAGGAGCCTCCTCTATTGGCAACGAGCAGGAATTAACCTGCAACAAGTAAATTTAGCAGTTTTGGTGCAACCTGTTGAGAATGCGATCGCTAGTGGTTTGCTCAAAGCCAATTCCTCTGGATGGGAAATTGAAGCCACTTGGGGATTAGGAATTGCGATCGCTCAAGGTGAAGTTCAGCCAGATGTGTACTACATTCAACAGGCAACTGGGGTTGTGCTTGAGCAACAGTTGGGTAATAAAATGCTGGCTTATGGTGTGGATAATGCTGTACCTGGAGCTTTTTCGCAACCCATGCCTAACTCAGTGCTAACACCAGATAGCACTTGTCTTAATACCTACGTACTTCAGGAAGCCCAGCAAAAACAGTACGCTTTACAAGAAGAATACTTACAACAAATAATTGCTCTGGGAACTCAACTGGTAAGTGAACTAGGTAAAACTTTTACGATTAAATGGACTATTGCTCAACAAACCACATCTAGCAAGCTCTACATTACACAAGTTAGTTCTCCCCAATCTGTAATTCCCCACGGACACTTCATTAGGGGATTAGGGGCGGCAAGAGGACGTGTTGTAGCGACTGCCCTAGTTATTACTAATTCGCAACAGAAACCCGAACAACTACCCAAGGGAGTGATTTTAGTAGTACCAACGATCGCTCCTGATTGGCTACCATTACTACACCAAGTTGCTGGTATTATCACAGAACAAGGTGGATTAACCAGCCATGCTGCTATTCTTGCCAGAGAATTAAGGATCGCAGCAGTGGTAAACGCCAAATCTGCCACAACCTTAATCCAAACTGGCGAACGACTGTTGCTTGATGGTGACAGAGGAGAAGTTTATCGAATCAAAGGAAACTCAAAGGAGGAGATGGAAAGAGGTAGAGAGCAGGAAAGTGGGAGACTGAGAGGAGACAATATTCTTTTTCCGAATCACCCCAACCCCAAAGCGCTCAATCTTCCTGTTACTTCTCATCTACCCATGATTGCTACCCAACTACTGGTTAACTTGAGCCAGCCCAGTTTAATAGAACAAGTACAAAGCTTCCCTGTGGATGGGGTGGGATTGTTGCGGTCAGAATTGATGGTACTAAATATATTAGACGGACAACATCCCAATAGTTGGATTTTAGGCGGTCGGAAAGCAGAATTATTAGAGCGTTGGTCTGAGCAGATTATGCAGTTTGCTCATGCTTTTGCACCAAGACCAGTTTTTTATCGTTCTTTGGATTGGCGATCGCAAGATTTACCATCATTGAGTGATAGTTTAGAATCTTCGCCCCAGTCGATGTTGGGCGAACGCGGTACTTTCAGCTATTTACGAAATCCCGCAGTATTTGAGTTGGAACTGCAAGCTTTAGCGAGCGTACAGCAAGCTGGCTACAGTAACGTGAATCTCCTGTTGCCTTTTGTGCGGACTGTGGAAGAATTTATCTTTTGCCATCGCAAAGTTAAGCAAGCTCTTTTAACTGAGGTGTCAGAATTTCAATTGTGGATGATGGCAGAAGTGCCAAGCGTACTGTTCTTACTACCGGAATATGTCAAAGCAGGTGCAGCCGGAATTTCTATTGGTACAAACGACTTAACCCAATTATTGCTCGGAGTGGATCGAGAACAAGGAGAGCTAGCAAAAGTATTTAATGAACGTCATCCGGCAGTTATGAGTGCGATCGCTCAACTGATCCAAATGGCTAAAAGTGCCGGTATACCTTGTTCAATCTGCGGTCAAGCACCAGCCCTCTATCCAGAAATTATCGATAAATTAGTGGAATGGGGGATAACTTCCATTTCCGTGGAACCGGAAGCAGTCGAGCGAACATATCAGGCGATCGCTCGTGCTGAACAACGCGTAATTTTAGCAGCAGCCCGACGAAAACTTCATTAA
- a CDS encoding DUF72 domain-containing protein → MNFFIGCAVWAYKGWVGELYPQGTRTTDFLHLYSRRFTTVEGNTTFYAVPNQETVTRWAAETPAGFEFCLKLPRDITHQGLLQPYIPTALKFLEGMRPLGKRLGPMFAQLPPSYAPTLLEDLTNFLEAWPRTDAPLALEVRHPDWFREPHASNLTTLLEKLGVGRVLLDSRPIYTGDDDPQLQSERRKPKLPLQLSVTAPFTLIRFISHPNLSVNQPFMEEWLRQIQQWLQMGVRVYFFVHCPIEARSPNIARHFQQLLEQSNVPVPPLPWNNLELPPNQLSLWST, encoded by the coding sequence GTGAACTTTTTTATTGGTTGTGCTGTTTGGGCATATAAAGGTTGGGTGGGCGAACTCTATCCCCAAGGTACTCGCACTACCGATTTTCTCCATCTTTACAGTCGTCGCTTCACCACTGTAGAAGGTAATACCACCTTTTATGCAGTGCCTAACCAAGAAACTGTAACTCGTTGGGCTGCCGAAACCCCAGCAGGTTTTGAATTTTGCTTGAAATTACCGCGAGATATTACTCATCAAGGGTTGCTGCAACCTTATATTCCAACGGCTTTAAAATTTCTGGAGGGGATGCGCCCTTTAGGTAAGCGTCTTGGCCCGATGTTTGCCCAGTTACCACCGAGTTATGCACCTACATTGCTTGAAGATTTGACTAACTTTCTGGAAGCTTGGCCGCGTACAGACGCACCTCTAGCGCTGGAAGTTCGTCATCCTGACTGGTTCAGGGAACCCCATGCTAGTAATTTGACGACGCTTTTAGAAAAGCTAGGTGTGGGACGGGTATTGTTAGACTCACGTCCTATTTATACTGGAGATGATGACCCCCAGTTGCAATCGGAACGGCGGAAACCAAAATTACCGTTGCAATTGAGTGTGACAGCACCTTTTACTCTGATTCGATTTATTTCCCATCCAAATTTATCAGTGAATCAGCCCTTTATGGAAGAATGGCTAAGGCAGATTCAGCAATGGTTACAGATGGGAGTGCGAGTTTATTTCTTTGTTCATTGTCCAATAGAAGCGCGATCGCCTAACATAGCGCGTCACTTCCAACAGCTATTAGAACAGAGTAATGTACCAGTTCCACCCCTACCTTGGAATAATCTTGAGCTTCCTCCCAATCAGCTGAGTTTATGGTCTACATAA
- a CDS encoding adenosine deaminase codes for MALYAELHRHLGGSVVPRVLWRYFERHSSELISRFADYSEFEDFYTRPRNSLDEYLELHTLVESVQTVDTLPYFIYRLVRGAYIFENLAYLELRYTPYLRTPEHLNQSQRIDKMAEIVKVVGLASHQPEHPIVTSQILCMHTRLPYQVNKAIIDLAAQNKQYVCAVDVAGGDSYYADRLEEWISLYDYARSLGVNTTGHLYETTAGCYPELLPYLMRIGHGIQIPLLYPELLNDVARRGQCLEVCPTTYLKTGTLQDIRQLKLVFDRCFNAGVDIAICTDNAGLHNVRLPFEYENLLTYDIINFEQLQACQDAAFRHAFAWPYGERPASLLNGLLKPEPPKVLAIRDSN; via the coding sequence ATGGCTTTATATGCTGAATTACATAGGCACTTGGGCGGTTCCGTCGTACCGCGAGTTTTATGGCGATATTTCGAGCGACATTCTTCGGAGTTGATTTCCCGCTTTGCTGACTATTCAGAATTTGAAGATTTTTATACTCGTCCGCGTAACAGCTTAGATGAGTATCTAGAATTACACACCCTAGTAGAAAGTGTGCAAACTGTAGATACTTTGCCTTACTTTATCTATCGCTTGGTGCGGGGTGCTTACATTTTTGAAAATTTAGCTTATCTGGAACTACGCTACACCCCCTATTTGCGGACACCTGAGCATCTAAATCAATCACAGAGAATTGACAAGATGGCAGAAATTGTGAAAGTAGTAGGACTTGCTAGCCACCAGCCAGAACATCCGATTGTTACTAGCCAAATTCTTTGTATGCACACGCGCCTACCATATCAGGTGAACAAGGCGATTATCGATTTGGCGGCGCAAAATAAGCAGTATGTCTGTGCAGTAGATGTAGCAGGGGGTGATAGCTATTATGCCGATCGCTTAGAAGAATGGATTAGCTTATATGATTATGCGCGATCGCTAGGCGTTAACACCACCGGACATCTATATGAAACCACTGCCGGTTGTTACCCCGAACTGTTACCTTATCTGATGCGAATCGGTCACGGTATCCAAATCCCCCTACTATATCCAGAATTACTTAATGATGTAGCTAGACGCGGACAGTGTTTAGAGGTTTGTCCCACAACTTACCTAAAAACTGGTACTTTGCAGGATATCCGTCAACTCAAATTAGTTTTTGACCGTTGTTTTAATGCTGGGGTCGATATCGCTATTTGTACTGATAATGCTGGGTTGCACAATGTTCGTCTACCGTTTGAGTATGAAAATCTCTTGACTTACGACATTATTAACTTTGAACAACTACAAGCTTGTCAGGATGCTGCTTTCCGTCATGCTTTTGCTTGGCCTTATGGCGAACGTCCTGCATCGTTGTTGAACGGTTTGCTCAAACCTGAACCACCTAAAGTTTTGGCAATAAGAGATAGTAATTAG
- the aroF gene encoding 3-deoxy-7-phosphoheptulonate synthase — MINAKLAAQSHPNHQTIVKISEKVAFGGEELVIIGGPCTVESLEQMEIVAQKLSTASVQGLRGGVYKPRTSPYAFQGMGESGLKILARVRSHYLMPVVTEVMSISQIEVVAAHADMLQVGSRNMQNFDLLKALGQAGKPILLKRGLAATIEEFVMAAEYILSHGNPDVVLCERGIRSFDDYTRNVLDLGAVAALKQITHLPVIVDPSHAVGKRELVAPVARAAIACGADGLIIECHPEPEKSVSDARQALSLEDMVHLVDSLKPVAKAVGRSISDVGAGLSPAPIFCAA, encoded by the coding sequence ATGATTAATGCCAAACTTGCCGCACAATCTCATCCCAACCACCAGACAATCGTTAAAATTTCAGAAAAAGTCGCTTTCGGAGGCGAAGAACTGGTAATTATTGGCGGACCTTGCACCGTTGAAAGCTTAGAACAAATGGAGATAGTTGCCCAAAAGCTATCTACTGCATCAGTGCAAGGGTTGCGTGGCGGTGTCTACAAACCTCGCACATCTCCTTACGCTTTCCAGGGGATGGGTGAGTCAGGATTGAAGATTTTGGCAAGAGTGCGATCGCATTACCTGATGCCAGTTGTCACTGAGGTGATGTCAATTTCTCAAATTGAAGTAGTCGCCGCCCACGCTGATATGCTGCAAGTTGGTAGCCGCAATATGCAAAACTTCGACTTACTCAAAGCTTTGGGACAAGCTGGTAAACCAATACTACTCAAACGTGGTTTAGCAGCAACTATTGAAGAATTCGTCATGGCTGCTGAATATATCCTCAGCCACGGTAATCCTGATGTGGTGTTGTGCGAACGCGGTATCCGCAGCTTTGATGATTACACTCGCAATGTCTTAGATTTAGGGGCAGTGGCAGCACTCAAGCAAATAACTCATCTGCCTGTGATTGTAGATCCTTCCCATGCGGTCGGTAAACGGGAACTAGTAGCACCTGTGGCTAGGGCTGCGATCGCTTGCGGTGCAGATGGATTAATTATTGAATGTCACCCAGAACCAGAAAAATCTGTTTCTGATGCCCGCCAAGCCCTCTCTTTAGAAGATATGGTGCATTTAGTTGATAGTTTAAAGCCTGTAGCAAAAGCCGTTGGGCGTAGTATATCAGATGTTGGGGCGGGTTTATCACCTGCCCCGATTTTTTGTGCTGCTTAA
- the mutL gene encoding DNA mismatch repair endonuclease MutL produces the protein MASTIQALPTEVVYLITAGEVIDSLASVVRELVENSLDAGATRIVVSLWPQQWRIRVADNGCGMNLDDLKQAATAHSTSKIRSSADLWKINSLGFRGEALHSLTTLADLEILSRPVGGKLGWRISYGNGGEVVQVEVTAIAPGTVVTVSHLFGNCSSRRQGLPTTAQQMKAVQATIHQIALCHPHITWQIWQNDRQWFTISPARTTGQLLPQILPQVRQGDLQEVKLQLPNPLNSYTEDAMNRVSTDSCTDAINRVSPNSSLNLVVGLPDRCHRHRPDWVRVAINGRMVKTPELEQTILSAFHRTLPRDRYPICFLHLAISPDQINWNRNPAKTEIYLNEIIYWQEQITQAINQALSISSNNLKEAVHTTRVSKLLKAAEAKGGYNFNPKTPNSSTDAINRVSPNSLKAVAQVSNTYIVAEHSGGMWLVEQHIAHERVLYEQLCDDWQLIPVEPPIILYQLSPAQLSQLQRIGLDIEPFGEQLWAVRNIPTPLQQRDDCAEAILELSWGGDLQTAQVAVACRSAIRNGTPMNQEEMQILLDNWQRTRNPRTCPHGRPIYLSLEESALARFFRRNWVIGKSHGI, from the coding sequence ATGGCATCTACTATTCAAGCTCTACCAACAGAAGTCGTATATCTTATTACAGCTGGTGAGGTAATCGACTCCTTAGCTTCTGTGGTGCGGGAATTGGTAGAAAATTCCCTAGACGCAGGTGCAACGCGAATTGTGGTTTCTCTATGGCCGCAGCAATGGCGAATTCGTGTGGCAGATAATGGCTGTGGAATGAACCTAGATGACTTGAAACAAGCAGCCACAGCCCACAGCACCAGTAAAATTCGCTCTAGTGCCGATTTATGGAAAATTAACAGTTTGGGGTTTCGTGGTGAGGCGTTACACAGCTTAACAACTCTGGCAGATTTAGAAATTTTAAGTCGTCCTGTGGGTGGAAAATTAGGATGGCGGATTAGCTATGGCAATGGTGGGGAAGTTGTGCAAGTTGAAGTAACCGCGATCGCACCTGGTACAGTGGTGACAGTTTCTCATCTTTTCGGTAATTGCTCATCTCGTCGTCAGGGATTACCCACAACAGCACAGCAAATGAAAGCCGTGCAAGCCACAATTCACCAAATCGCCCTCTGTCATCCCCACATCACCTGGCAGATTTGGCAAAATGACCGTCAATGGTTCACCATATCTCCAGCTAGAACAACTGGGCAACTCCTACCGCAGATTTTACCCCAGGTGCGACAAGGTGATTTACAAGAAGTGAAACTCCAACTCCCCAACCCATTAAACTCCTATACAGAAGACGCGATGAATCGCGTCTCTACAGACTCTTGTACAGACGCGATTAATCGCGTCTCTCCTAACTCCTCACTAAATTTAGTGGTAGGATTACCCGATCGCTGTCATCGTCATCGTCCAGATTGGGTACGTGTAGCCATTAACGGACGGATGGTTAAGACACCGGAACTAGAGCAAACGATATTATCAGCATTTCACAGAACATTACCACGCGATCGCTATCCAATTTGTTTCTTACATCTTGCCATTTCACCCGATCAAATTAACTGGAATCGCAATCCCGCCAAAACAGAAATTTACCTAAACGAAATCATTTATTGGCAAGAGCAAATTACCCAAGCAATTAACCAAGCACTCAGCATTTCTTCTAACAATCTTAAAGAAGCTGTCCACACAACACGAGTTAGTAAATTACTCAAAGCCGCAGAAGCCAAAGGCGGCTACAATTTCAATCCTAAAACTCCTAATTCTTCTACAGACGCGATTAATCGCGTCTCTCCTAACTCTTTAAAAGCTGTTGCTCAAGTTAGCAACACCTATATTGTGGCTGAACATTCTGGGGGTATGTGGTTAGTCGAACAGCACATTGCCCATGAGCGAGTTTTATATGAGCAATTGTGTGATGATTGGCAACTTATACCCGTCGAACCGCCAATTATTCTTTATCAATTGTCGCCAGCGCAATTATCGCAACTGCAACGCATCGGTTTAGACATAGAACCCTTTGGCGAGCAACTTTGGGCAGTGCGAAACATACCCACACCTTTGCAACAGCGAGACGACTGTGCAGAAGCAATTTTAGAGCTTAGTTGGGGAGGTGATTTACAAACTGCTCAAGTAGCTGTCGCTTGTCGTAGTGCCATTCGGAATGGTACACCCATGAACCAAGAAGAAATGCAGATACTTTTAGATAATTGGCAACGGACTCGCAACCCTCGCACCTGTCCCCACGGACGACCAATTTATTTATCTTTAGAAGAATCAGCTTTAGCCCGGTTTTTCCGACGTAATTGGGTAATTGGTAAAAGTCATGGAATTTAA
- a CDS encoding rhodanese-like domain-containing protein translates to MSNNSVADVHDLKTRLQWGQPGFTIVDVRDRHTYNHGRISGAIPIPLDDLASKAKSALHKERHIYIYGDSDEHTNQAAQILRGAGFVEVAEIKGGLAAWISAGGATEGVGA, encoded by the coding sequence ATGAGTAATAATTCAGTTGCTGATGTCCATGATTTAAAGACCCGTTTGCAATGGGGTCAACCAGGTTTTACAATTGTTGATGTGCGCGATCGCCACACCTACAATCACGGTCGGATTAGTGGAGCAATACCCATACCATTAGACGATTTGGCATCTAAAGCCAAATCTGCCCTACATAAAGAACGCCATATCTATATTTATGGCGATAGTGACGAGCATACAAACCAGGCTGCACAAATTCTGAGAGGAGCAGGGTTTGTTGAAGTAGCGGAAATCAAAGGTGGCCTTGCAGCTTGGATTTCTGCCGGTGGTGCTACCGAAGGTGTTGGCGCTTAA
- a CDS encoding pentapeptide repeat-containing protein has translation MSDLERYYRILELEPGATLEEVNQAYKDLVFVWHPDRIPKDNLRLQQKAQDKLKAINEAREKLRSLKTKHQTISNSPSPSPQQQTPFQTTQPPPKQNSDLSGKDYSRANLSNKDLSGRNLSYANLSGANLSDTFMHKVNLRGANLSEANLFRANLLLADLREANLRAANLIGADLSGADLRGADLTGARIRSGERLLVKLVGTNLAGAIMPDGSIFQ, from the coding sequence ATGAGCGATCTGGAGCGGTACTATAGAATTTTGGAATTAGAGCCTGGAGCAACACTTGAGGAAGTGAACCAGGCTTACAAAGATTTAGTCTTTGTTTGGCATCCCGATCGCATTCCCAAAGACAATCTCCGTTTACAGCAGAAAGCACAAGACAAGCTGAAAGCCATAAATGAAGCTCGTGAAAAGTTGCGTTCTCTAAAAACCAAACATCAAACCATATCTAATTCACCTTCGCCATCACCTCAACAACAAACACCATTTCAAACAACCCAGCCACCACCAAAGCAAAACTCAGATTTGAGTGGCAAAGACTACAGTCGGGCAAATTTGAGCAACAAAGATTTATCTGGCAGAAATCTGAGTTATGCCAATTTGAGTGGTGCTAATCTCAGTGACACTTTTATGCACAAAGTCAACCTCAGAGGTGCGAATTTATCTGAAGCAAACTTATTTCGAGCAAACCTCCTTTTAGCGGATCTTCGGGAGGCGAATTTACGCGCAGCTAATTTGATTGGAGCGGATCTCAGTGGAGCCGACTTGCGAGGAGCCGACTTGACGGGAGCGCGAATTCGCTCTGGTGAGCGCCTTTTGGTTAAACTAGTTGGTACTAATTTAGCAGGGGCAATTATGCCTGATGGTTCAATTTTTCAATAA